The window AAATTGTATGGATTAATCCAGTCTGCATTATTAAGTATAAGGGCAGGATTATCCCCATCTGTACGTATAAAGCGACTGGCTAGAATCCGCACTTCCTCTACATTATGAGCTACCTGTTCTTTTGTCAGCATTTTACGCATGTCGCTTTTACCACTAGGATCACCAATAAGTGCAGTTGCCCCGCCAATGACTAAGATACCTTGATGACCTGCATCTTGTAAGTAACGAAACATCATCAGTGCAAAAAAGTGACCAATATGCAAACTATCGGCAGTAGGGTCTATGCCTAAGTAAAAGGTAATCGGGTGTTGACCATTCAGAGCTTCTATAATCTCTTGTTCATGGGTTGCTTGGTAAATGTAACCTCTTTCTTTTAATACGTCAAATACATGTTTCATGGTATAGCCTCCTTATAATAAAATACAATAAATGTGTCCTTAACTTCGGCCAAAGTTAAATGCATCTAAACAAATAAAAAACTCCCGTCCTTATAAAAAAGGACGAGAGTAACAATCACGTGGTACCACCTTCATTCATTGCTGCCTTACGGCAACAACCTTAACAAGCACGCTGATGAATCATGGTTCAAAAGGATGCCCTGGTAGGATAACGTCTACCAAGCGTCACTAGTCTACTCATACCTATAGGTCTTTCGATAGGAAACTCAAAGAGGTATTCACATTAGCTTGTTTGAAGCCTTTCACCAACCGGCTACTCTCTGTAAAACGTTGCTAATCTTACTATTTCTTATCATCGTTTTTGCATCAATATGATGTTTTTCAAAATGTTGCTTATGATTATATGCCAATGTTTTATGTTTGTCAAGGTGTTTTTTTAACTTAATTATCTATATGCCATACAGTTGTAAAAGGTGCCTTGCGATGCTGTCATATATGATTATAATTCTTTAATTAAAATTAAGACTTAGCCCTATATACATGACAAATTTAAGGGAATGCTATAAAATAGAAGTAAGTTATAAGCCAGTTTTACAAATCTTACCATTTGGAAGAAATCCGTTAAAGCTGGGAACTATAAGGGAGGGTCACATATGAATCAAGGTAAAGTACTTATCATTTATTATTCGTTAACAGGCAATACAAAATTAATGGCTGAAGAGATAGCAAAAATTACCGGAGGTGATGTATTACAATTGAAGCCTAAGAACAGCGATGTGAAGCCAAAGGGTTTTATGAAGTTTGTATGGGGTGGAAGACAAGTCAAGATGGGGAGTATGCCAGAATTGATGCCCTATGATGATAACTTTGACCAATATGAAACAATCATTTTAGGCACACCCGTATGGGCAAGTCGTTATGTGCCTGTTTTTCACACTTTCTTATCGGAACAAAAGATAAAAAATAAAAAGATTGCGATGTTTTGTTGCCAGGCAGGTGGTAGTGATGGAAAGACTTTTGGTAAGATGAAGGGAATGTTAGAAGGCAATGATTTTATAGGTGAAATAGCCCTGCAAGATCCTCAAAAGAAGGGTTTAGAAACAGCTTATGAGAGAATAAGGTCTTGGATTGGGGATATATTAGCTTAGGCACTCATCTTTTATAAATTTTGTATCGAATTATACCACAAGTTATGGTATATTATTAATTATATTTGTAGGATAAGGTAGATGTAAAGGGGTATGTCAACATAACCACCATATGGTAAACATGGCAGGTCTAAGGAGAACGATTGAATGATTGAAAAAGTATACAACTACACAAAAGAAGCTACAGATTTATTTGAAAAGATTATTGAGCGAGAGGACATGCGCCTCAACCATGTGATTATTCAGCCAGATAAATATTTCCCAAAACACCCAACAGATGCTGAGGTATGTATCATTATTATAAAAGGTCATTTAGATATAACACTAGCCAATCAGGAAAAAATGACCTACAACTCAGGACAGGTTGTGGAGGTACCCAAAGGTATTCCCTCCATTCTGGGAAATGGTTCCCAAGAACCTGTAGAGTTATTTGTTATTAAACGCTAAGGACATAAAAATTTGACAAAAGGAAGTGGTGTTATATGAAACATACGCTGATACAAAATGGTTATATCATAACCATGAATCCTAACAAGGATGTTTATGCAAAAGCAGATATACTCATTGAAGATGATCATATTAAAGAAATTGGTCATGTGGATAGAAGTCAGATAAGCCCAGATGCTGATATACTGGATGCAGCAGGTAAAATTGTCATGCCTGGACTTGTGAATACCCATGTTCATTTATCACAGCAGTTAGCAAGGGGCTTAGCTGATGATGTGGACCTTTTAACCTGGTTAAGAGAACGTATTTGGCCTTATGAAAGTGAAATGACCCTAGAGGATTCCTATATATCTTCTTTAGCTTGCTGCACAGAGCTCATTCGTTCTGGTGTTACATGTTTTGCAGAAGCTGGTGGTCAAGAAGTAGATGGTATGGGAAGGGCAGTTACTGAAGCAGGGCTGAGAGGTATTCTTTGTCGTTCAACCATGGACCAAGGTGAAGGTTTACCCACAAAATGGCAGGAATCCACGGATACAAGTTTGGATAAACAGATTGCTTTGTATAACAAATGGCACAACCAGGCGGAAGGACGTATCCGTTATTGGTTTGGTATTCGGACCATGTTTAATGCCAGTGATGAACTGATGGTCAGAACCAAGGAACTGGCAGATAAGTATCATGTAGGCATTCATATGCATGTGGCAGAAATAGAAGAGGAGATTCGGTTTGCAAAAGCCTCAAGAGGGGCTAGTACCGTGGAACATTTGGCGAATCTCGGCATTCTAGATCGTAATTTATTAGCTGTTCACACCGTATGGCTTACAGATCGGGAGATTGACTTCTTTAAACTGTACGATGTAAAAGTATCCCATAATCCAGGTGCCGCGATGAAGGTTGTATTAGGTTTTGCACGCATTCCAGAAATGCTGCAAAAAGGGATACCTGTATCCATTGGTACAGATGGTGCGCCTTCTAATAACCGAATGGATATGATGGATGAGATGTATCTCACCTCATTGATTCACAAAGGCAGAACCCTTGACCCCAAGGTAGTACCTGCTGAACAGGTCATGGAGATGGCCACCATGAATGGTGCCAAATCCCTTCTATGGGATGATGAAATAGGTAGTCTAGAAGTCAATAAAAAAGCAGATTTAATTATACTTGACCCTCATGCCATTGGTTCCATACCCCTTCATGACCCTGTTGCCAACGTGGTATATGGTATGCATGCATCCAATGTCACCTATTCCATGTGTAACGGTAAATGGTTAATGAAAGAGAAGCAGTTAATGACCATCGATGAAGAAAAAGTGTTATATGATGCAAGAAAACATGGGGATGAGATTGTGAAGCGAGCAGGCATTACATTACCCCATCGTATGAAACCATGTGAATAATACATGGGAGTCATGCATGCAAAAGAAAACAAAGACGGTTTGTGAATAAAATCACAAAATAGCCTCACCAATCTTTTTCATGGTATGATGTATCAAGCATAGCATTAGAATAATGTTTCTTGGAAAGGCTCAATACAATCAGGATGCTCATTTTTAGGTGAGTTAACCAAAGACGATACACCATAAGCTTTCATCAGATGGCTTGGAAATGGTTTCAAAAGGGATTTTAGATAAACAGGGTCTTTAATCTGTGAATCCAGCCATTGCTGTTCACTTGCTTCATCTAGGATAACAGGCATA is drawn from Vallitalea pronyensis and contains these coding sequences:
- a CDS encoding flavodoxin family protein, translating into MNQGKVLIIYYSLTGNTKLMAEEIAKITGGDVLQLKPKNSDVKPKGFMKFVWGGRQVKMGSMPELMPYDDNFDQYETIILGTPVWASRYVPVFHTFLSEQKIKNKKIAMFCCQAGGSDGKTFGKMKGMLEGNDFIGEIALQDPQKKGLETAYERIRSWIGDILA
- a CDS encoding cupin domain-containing protein, giving the protein MIEKVYNYTKEATDLFEKIIEREDMRLNHVIIQPDKYFPKHPTDAEVCIIIIKGHLDITLANQEKMTYNSGQVVEVPKGIPSILGNGSQEPVELFVIKR
- a CDS encoding amidohydrolase; amino-acid sequence: MKHTLIQNGYIITMNPNKDVYAKADILIEDDHIKEIGHVDRSQISPDADILDAAGKIVMPGLVNTHVHLSQQLARGLADDVDLLTWLRERIWPYESEMTLEDSYISSLACCTELIRSGVTCFAEAGGQEVDGMGRAVTEAGLRGILCRSTMDQGEGLPTKWQESTDTSLDKQIALYNKWHNQAEGRIRYWFGIRTMFNASDELMVRTKELADKYHVGIHMHVAEIEEEIRFAKASRGASTVEHLANLGILDRNLLAVHTVWLTDREIDFFKLYDVKVSHNPGAAMKVVLGFARIPEMLQKGIPVSIGTDGAPSNNRMDMMDEMYLTSLIHKGRTLDPKVVPAEQVMEMATMNGAKSLLWDDEIGSLEVNKKADLIILDPHAIGSIPLHDPVANVVYGMHASNVTYSMCNGKWLMKEKQLMTIDEEKVLYDARKHGDEIVKRAGITLPHRMKPCE